Genomic window (bacterium):
AGTATTGGGGAGCCGCGACGTTTGAGCCCGGCGTGCCGCCGCCGCCGCTCGCCATCACCTTCAGGACGTCGACGCGCTCCTCGACCAGCGTGCGGGCCACCTTCTTGAGTTCGTCCGCCGTGTCCGCGCGGTAACCGTGGGGCCATCCGTGGCCGGCCGTGGTGGTGATGACGCGACCGCAGGTGATGATGCGGGGACCGATGATGAGTCCTTCGGTGACGGCGTCGCGTACGGTTTGGGTGAGCCGGCCGGTACCGCCGAGATCCCGGACGGTGGTCGCGCCTGACGTGAGCGAGACCTGCGCGTTGCGCGCGGCCCGCAGCAACTGCGTCTCAACCGATTCGTGCGCAAGCCCGCGCTGACCCGGAGCACCGCTCATGCACAGGTGGGCGTGCATGTTGATTAGACCAGGGAGTAGGGTACACCCCGCGCCTTCCACCACCTTCACACCCTCCGGGGGAGGCGCGGCGGTCGGCCCAACCGCCTGAATCCGCTCTCCATGCACCACGACGTCCTGGTGCGCCACGCCGGGGTGTCCGGTTCCATCGATGACGCGAACGCCGCGGAAGAGCAGAGTGGACTGAGCGGTTGTCATGTCGCGACCCCCACGCCCGAAAATCCGGCGCGGGGCTCAGTATAGGCGTTCCTGCGCACAGAAGGCAATGTGCGCCGCGACCAGTTCACGCGGTCAAGGTGCACACCCGCCGCTCACCCGTAGTTGATCGCCTCCGCGAAGTGGCAGGCGACCAGGTGTGCCGGGCCGAGCGGCCGCAGGGCGGGTTCAGTTGCCCGGCAAACATCCTGGGCGAAGGGGCAGCGGGGATGGAACCGGCAGCCGGCGGGCGGGTGCAGTGGGCTGGGCGGATCGCCCTCGAGCGCCGCCCGGCGCCGGCGGCGACTTGGGTCGAGCCCCGGGACGTCAACGAGTAGGGCGCGAGTGTAGGGGTGGCGGGACGCCTCGAACAGCGCATCCCTCCCGGCCGTCTCGACGATTTTGCCGAGGTACATGACCGCGACCCGGTCGCACATATGGCGGACGACGCGCATGTCATGGGAGATGAACACGTAGGTCAACCCGAGCGACGCCTGCAGATCTTTGAGGAGGTTGAGGATCTTGGCCTGGACCGAGACGTCGAGGGCCGAGGTGGGTTCATCGGCGACCACCAACTGGGGACTGGTCGCGATCGCCCGCGCGAGTGCGATCCGCTGCCGCTGGCCGCCGGAGAACTCGTGAGGATAGCGAAAGGTCATCTCGGGCCGAAGACCGACCGCCCGGAACAGTTCGGCCACTCTCGCCCGCCGCTCGACCGCGCTGCCGAGCCGGTGGACGATCAGGGGGCGCTCTACGATCTCGCCCACGGTCATGCGGGGATTCAGCGACGCATAAGGGTCCTGAAACACGACTTGGAGATCGCGACGGAGGTATTTCAGTTCGCGGCCCCTGGCGCGGTGGACGTCTCGGCCGAGGAAGGTAACCCGGCCGGCGGTTGGCGGCAGCAGGCCGAGCAGCAGGAAGCCGAGCGTGGACTTTCCGCAGCCCGACTCTCCCACGATGCCCAGCGTTTCGCCGCGCACGAGCTCGAGGTCTACCCCGTCGACCGCGCGCAGGAGTCGGCGGCCGAGCATATGCTCCCGGATCGGGAAATGCTTGGTCACACCCTGAGCCTGCAGCAGGACGTCCCCCATCAGCCGTACAGGAAGCAGGCGGTGTCATGGTGCGGCTTGACTTCGCGCACGGGTGGCGCCTCAGTGTGGCACCGGGCCATCACGCGTGGGCAGCGGGGCGCAAAGGGGCACTCGCCGAGGACCGGCGGCGCGGCGTCAAGTTCCCCGGGGATCGCCTCAAGCCGAGGCCGGTCGCCCCGGACACTGGGGATCGCCGCCAGCAACCCCTGCGTGTACGGATGCATCGGTTCGCGGAAGAGAGCGTCCACCGCGGCCGACTCGACGATGCGCCCCGCGTACATGATATACACACGGTCGCAGGTCTCGGCGACGACGCCCAGATCGTGCGTGATGAGGAGGATGGACATCCCGAGCTGGTCCTGCAGGTCCTTGAGGAGGCTGAGGACCTGCGCCTGCACCGAGACGTCCAGGGCCGTCGTGGCCTCGTCCGCGATCAGGAGTGTGGGATGACAGGAGATCGCCATTGCGATCATCACACGCTGACGCATGCCCCCGCTGAGCTCGAACGGGTACTGGCAGAGCACACGGTCCGAGTGCGGCATGCGGACGCGTTCCAACATCTGGAGCGCGACGCGCGTGGCCTCCCGGCCCCGCAGGCCGAGGTGCTCGGCGATCGGCTCCCGGAGCTGGCTCCCGATCGGAAAGGACGGGTCGAGCGACGTCATCGGCTCCTGGAAGATCATCGAGATGCCAGCGCCTCGGATGCGGCGCATCTCCCGAGCGGACAGGGCGAGGAGATTCTTGCCGTCGAAGAGGACCTGCCCACCGACGATGCGCCCTGGCGGCGAGGGGATCAATCCGAGAATCGACAGCGCCGTGACCGACTTGCCGCTGCCGGTCTCTCCGACCAGGCCGACGGTTTCCCCGCGTCCGATCTCGAGCGTGACGCCGTCCACTGCGCGGACGATGCGGTCGTCGACCCCGAACTGGACCTTCAGGTCCCGAACGCTCAGGACCGAGTCGCTCATGAGCCCCGCATCCTTGGATCGAGCACGTCACGCAGGCCGTCGCCGAGCAGGTTGAAACCGATCACCACGATGGTGATGGCCACGCCCGGCGCCGCTGTGACGTGGGGCGCGAGGAACATATAGGCTCTTGCGTTGGAGAGCATGGCGCCCCAGTCGGGCGTGGGGGGTTGCACGCCGAGCCCGAGAAAACTGAGCGAAGACGCGAACAACAGGACCGTGGCCATGCGAATGCTGGCCTGCACGACGATGGGCGCAACCGTGCCGGGTAGAATGTAGCGCGCCATGATCGCAGGAGCCGACTCCCCGATGCCCCGCGCGGCGACCACAAACTCGAGCTTGCGAATCCCGAGGACGACCCCCCGCACCAGTCGGACGAACTCGGGGACCGAGACGATCGCGACGGCGAAGATCACGTTGGTCAGCCCTCCGCCGATGATCGCATCAACGCCGATCGCAAGCAGGATGCCGGGGAAGGCCAGCATTACGTCGATCAGACGCATGCTAACCTCGTCGAACCATCCGCCGTAGTAGCCGGCGAGCAAGCCCCAGGGGACGCCGACGAGCATCGTCAGCACCACGGCGGTGACCTGGATCTCGAGGGAGATCGCGGAGCCGTACAAGAGGCGACTGAGGACATCCCGCCCCAACTCGTCCGTGCCCAGCCAGTGTCCCCAACTCGGTCCCTTGAGGCGTAGTTCCAACGCCCCGAGGGTCGGGCTGTACGGGGCGATTACGTGCGAGAGGAGCGCGAGCGCCACGTAGACGCTGATGATCCCCAAGCCAACGGTCGCCCCACGGTTCTTCAGAAGCCGGCGCAAGAGCTCCGATCGGCCGGGGCGCCGTGGGGACGCGGCCGGTTTGACGCTGGCCCCGACCGATTGTGTCGATGCTGACATGGGGGTTCCGCGCGCGTCAGTAGCGGATCCGGGGATTCACGAGGGCGTAGGTGATGTCGGTGAGAAGGTTCACGCTGACGAACGTCACGGAGAGCAGCAGCATCCCGCTCTGCACGATCGGGTAGTCCCGGGAGAAGATGGCGTTGATCAAGAGTTGTCCCATGCCCGGCAGTGAGAAGATGGTCTCCACCACCACGGCCCCCCCCAGCAGGTAGCCGAACTGCAATCCCACGGTCGTGAGCACGGGATTCAGGGCGTTGCGGAGGGCGTGCTTGTAGATGATGAGGAACTCTGGGATTCCGTTGGCGCGCAGCGTCCTGATGTAGTCCTGCCGGATGATCTCAAGCATCGACGCGCGGGTCATCCGCGCGATGTGAGCCGCGCCGCCCGTGCCCAGTACTACCGACGGCAGGATGAGCGCCTCCCAGCCGCTATTGCCTCCGGCGGGCAGCCACCGCAGGGTGCCGGCGAAGATCAACAGCAGCAAGAGGCCGAGCCAGAAGCCAGGCATCGAGATGCCCGTGAGGGACGCGACCATCAGCGTGCTGTCCAGCCAGGAGTTATGGTGCATAGCCGCGGCCACGCCGGCCGCGACGCCGACGACCATGGAGATGAACACGCTGAGCATGGTGAGCCGGAGGGTGAAGGCCAGATGGTCGACGAGCGAGTCGGCGACGGGTTCCCGTGTGCGGATGGAGATTCCGAGCTTGCCGTGGAGGGCTTGACTCACATACCGGACGTACTGCACCGGCAGAGGGTCGGTCAGTCCGAACTCTTTGCGGATGCCAGCGAGGTCCGCCTCAGTCGCCTGCGACCCACCCAAGATCACCGCGGGGTCCCCGGGGATCAGGTGGAGCAGCGAGAACGACGCGATAGAGACGCCGATCAGCACCGGGATCAGCAGCAGGACTCGTGCGACGATGTAGCGTCCCATCGGTTCTGGGTGACGCCTATGTCCCAGAGCGGGGTGTCGATGGGGCGCGGCGCATTCGGCGGCTCGCCGCTAGCACCGCGTCCACGATCGAGTCGTAACCCGTACACCGACAGAGGTTCCCGGAGAGCGCCTCGCGCACGTCTGCTTCGGTCGGGTCGGGATGCTCGCCGAGCAGCTCGAGGGCCGCCAGGATCATGCCGGGAGTGCAGTAGCCGCATTGCAGGGCGTGGTGCGTGGAGAACTCGTCCTGAAGCGGATGGAGCGTACCGCCCTGGGCCAACCCTTCGATGGTCAGGAGTTCGCTCCCGGCAGCCTGGATGCCGAGCATGAGGCAGGACCGGATGCTCCGCCCGTTCATCAGGATGGTGCACGCGCCACACACCCCGTGTTCACACCCGGCGTGCGGTCCGGTCAACCCCAGGTCTTCGCGCAGGACGTCGAGCAGCAGTTTTCGCGGTTCTGTCACGACAGGGTGCCGGGCCCCGTTCACGGTGAGGGCGTAGGCGGTGGGGTCGGCCGGGTTCACGGCGTGCGCCACCCCGGTGCGGGGCGTGGCATAGACCCCGAGCGTCGGAGGTTACGCCGAGCCGTGTGCACGCGGCGACACCTCCGCGAGTTCGACGTGCGGCGCTGGGGCCGCAGGGGCAAGGGGGGGCTCGGGCACGCCGTCACCCACGTACAGTCCTGCCGTGGGGGCAAGCCGCGTCAGGCGGGCCGCTTTCACGGCGAGTTGCAGCGGCAGCCAGCGCTCGGACGCGGCGAGATCCACGCCGAGGAGCGTGGCGATGCGATCCAGCCGCTGCCGCAGCGTGTTCCGGTGGAGGAACAGCTGCTTGGCCGCGCGTGTGGCGTTGCCGCCGGCGTCCAGGTAGACTTCGAGCGTCTTCAAGAGGTCGTCGGGCACGCGGGCCATGAGTTGATAGTCGCGCGTCTCGGTCAACCCGCCCTTCATGAACGCCGGGATGAGCCGGTAGCTCTCCAACTCTTCGATGGAGATGATTCGACCTGTCCCAAACAGTTTCGTGCCGATGTCCAGCGCCTCCTGGGCGTCGCGGTAGGCCGTCGGGTAGCGTTCGGGATCGGTACATGGCCGGCTGACGCCGACCGAGAGGCCGTCGAGGGCCATCTCTGACAGCCGGTGCGCCGGAACGATGGCGACGACGCGCGTACCCAGGTTGTTCACCAGCCCGTTGCGTTCCTCCGTGAGGATATGACCGTGTAGCTGCTCCGCCTGCGCGTGTGTGCGGGCGCTAGCAACCAGGACCACATGGGGGCGCAACAGATCATGGCCCAGGCGCCGAGCGTGCGCCAGCGTCCGGGCCGGGTCCGCCACTCCGATGGGGTCCAGGGTCTCCCACAGGAAAACCTCCGGCCGCGCGCGTTCGTCGGCGAGGTCACAGAGGTGGCGGTTGCGCAGCACGATGCCCGCGGTTTGCGCCAGGCGCTCGACGAGCGCGACATCGTCTACGCTGAACCGTCGACTGCGGTGATCGAGGATGAGCAGCACTCCGTCCCTTTCGGCGTCGAGGGGGATCGGAGTGACCAGGACGGTCCCCATCGAGTGGACGTCGCCCGCCGGTGGGGTTCCCGAGTCGTGCTGTCCGATTCGGACCTGACCGGCACCGCCGCCCTCTCGTCGCGAGGCCCGCACGAGCGCGTC
Coding sequences:
- a CDS encoding dipeptide ABC transporter ATP-binding protein; the encoded protein is MGDVLLQAQGVTKHFPIREHMLGRRLLRAVDGVDLELVRGETLGIVGESGCGKSTLGFLLLGLLPPTAGRVTFLGRDVHRARGRELKYLRRDLQVVFQDPYASLNPRMTVGEIVERPLIVHRLGSAVERRARVAELFRAVGLRPEMTFRYPHEFSGGQRQRIALARAIATSPQLVVADEPTSALDVSVQAKILNLLKDLQASLGLTYVFISHDMRVVRHMCDRVAVMYLGKIVETAGRDALFEASRHPYTRALLVDVPGLDPSRRRRRAALEGDPPSPLHPPAGCRFHPRCPFAQDVCRATEPALRPLGPAHLVACHFAEAINYG
- a CDS encoding ABC transporter ATP-binding protein; amino-acid sequence: MSDSVLSVRDLKVQFGVDDRIVRAVDGVTLEIGRGETVGLVGETGSGKSVTALSILGLIPSPPGRIVGGQVLFDGKNLLALSAREMRRIRGAGISMIFQEPMTSLDPSFPIGSQLREPIAEHLGLRGREATRVALQMLERVRMPHSDRVLCQYPFELSGGMRQRVMIAMAISCHPTLLIADEATTALDVSVQAQVLSLLKDLQDQLGMSILLITHDLGVVAETCDRVYIMYAGRIVESAAVDALFREPMHPYTQGLLAAIPSVRGDRPRLEAIPGELDAAPPVLGECPFAPRCPRVMARCHTEAPPVREVKPHHDTACFLYG
- a CDS encoding ABC transporter permease, which codes for MSASTQSVGASVKPAASPRRPGRSELLRRLLKNRGATVGLGIISVYVALALLSHVIAPYSPTLGALELRLKGPSWGHWLGTDELGRDVLSRLLYGSAISLEIQVTAVVLTMLVGVPWGLLAGYYGGWFDEVSMRLIDVMLAFPGILLAIGVDAIIGGGLTNVIFAVAIVSVPEFVRLVRGVVLGIRKLEFVVAARGIGESAPAIMARYILPGTVAPIVVQASIRMATVLLFASSLSFLGLGVQPPTPDWGAMLSNARAYMFLAPHVTAAPGVAITIVVIGFNLLGDGLRDVLDPRMRGS
- a CDS encoding ABC transporter permease, with the protein product MGRYIVARVLLLIPVLIGVSIASFSLLHLIPGDPAVILGGSQATEADLAGIRKEFGLTDPLPVQYVRYVSQALHGKLGISIRTREPVADSLVDHLAFTLRLTMLSVFISMVVGVAAGVAAAMHHNSWLDSTLMVASLTGISMPGFWLGLLLLLIFAGTLRWLPAGGNSGWEALILPSVVLGTGGAAHIARMTRASMLEIIRQDYIRTLRANGIPEFLIIYKHALRNALNPVLTTVGLQFGYLLGGAVVVETIFSLPGMGQLLINAIFSRDYPIVQSGMLLLSVTFVSVNLLTDITYALVNPRIRY
- a CDS encoding (2Fe-2S)-binding protein, whose translation is MNPADPTAYALTVNGARHPVVTEPRKLLLDVLREDLGLTGPHAGCEHGVCGACTILMNGRSIRSCLMLGIQAAGSELLTIEGLAQGGTLHPLQDEFSTHHALQCGYCTPGMILAALELLGEHPDPTEADVREALSGNLCRCTGYDSIVDAVLAASRRMRRAPSTPRSGT
- a CDS encoding helix-turn-helix domain-containing protein yields the protein MLTALAALPECASATLYTHEQDPDRYVLRMAAPSECAAVRHAYAPGEGPIGIAALRRKPARGRGRLYAVPILSARERVAGVIGLVARPSRALSRQAVLFTATVAQSISCALECEQLRDIARKHAELLDALERLTRGASNSNDAGALDSVARLGPWMIAGTTCAVYVRERHQAGLHLVAASPSLYPLPPICPDALVRASRREGGGAGQVRIGQHDSGTPPAGDVHSMGTVLVTPIPLDAERDGVLLILDHRSRRFSVDDVALVERLAQTAGIVLRNRHLCDLADERARPEVFLWETLDPIGVADPARTLAHARRLGHDLLRPHVVLVASARTHAQAEQLHGHILTEERNGLVNNLGTRVVAIVPAHRLSEMALDGLSVGVSRPCTDPERYPTAYRDAQEALDIGTKLFGTGRIISIEELESYRLIPAFMKGGLTETRDYQLMARVPDDLLKTLEVYLDAGGNATRAAKQLFLHRNTLRQRLDRIATLLGVDLAASERWLPLQLAVKAARLTRLAPTAGLYVGDGVPEPPLAPAAPAPHVELAEVSPRAHGSA